The region ACAACCCGAGCAATATGCAGGAAATGCCCCGGGATCAGTTCGGCCCCGATATCGAGCTGGAAGAGGGCCTGATGCTCTCCTTCGCCGACGCGCAGAAGGCCGAGTTGCCCGGCGTGGTGCGGGAATTCGACGATCAGCGGGTGCTGATCGATTTCAACCATCCGCTGGCTGGGCGGGATATCCTGTTCAAAGTGGCGGTTTTGAACGTCGAGCCGGCTCAGGTACACTGAACACCTGCGCCGACCGTCGGCGCTCACTTTGCGCGGGCCCCGCCCGCCGGAACCTCTCAGGTTGTCTGACACTATGCAAATCAAACTCGCCAACCCCCGTGGCTTCTGTGCCGGTGTCGACCGGGCAATTGATATTGTCAATCGTGCCCTGGATGTCTTTGGCGCCCCCATTTACGTTCGCCACGAGGTGGTCCACAACAAATTTGTGGTCGACACCCTGCGCGAGCGCGGTGCGGTGTTTGTGGAGGAACTGGAGCACGTGCCGGACGATGTGATCGTGATTTTCAGCGCCCACGGTGTCTCCCGCGCCGTGCAGCAGGAAGCCCGCGATCGCGGCCTGCAGGTGTTCGATGCCACCTGTCCGCTGGTGACCAAGGTGCATGTGGAGGTGGTCCGCTACAGTCGGGAAGGCCGCGAGTGCGTGCTCATCGGCCACGAGGGTCATCCGGAAGTGGAGGGCACCATGGGTCAGTACGACGCCAGCAATGGCGGTGCCATCTATCTGGTCGAAGATGAAGACGATGTGGCGGCGTTGGAGGTCAAAAACCCCGACCATCTGGCCTACGTCACCCAGACTACCCTGTCCATGGACG is a window of Marinimicrobium sp. C6131 DNA encoding:
- a CDS encoding FKBP-type peptidyl-prolyl cis-trans isomerase, encoding MTEQLPVGPGTTVTLHFSLRLEDGEEIDSNFDKDPATFTVGDGNLLPGFEKVLFGLMPGDQQEFTIPPEDGFGQHNPSNMQEMPRDQFGPDIELEEGLMLSFADAQKAELPGVVREFDDQRVLIDFNHPLAGRDILFKVAVLNVEPAQVH
- the ispH gene encoding 4-hydroxy-3-methylbut-2-enyl diphosphate reductase, which produces MQIKLANPRGFCAGVDRAIDIVNRALDVFGAPIYVRHEVVHNKFVVDTLRERGAVFVEELEHVPDDVIVIFSAHGVSRAVQQEARDRGLQVFDATCPLVTKVHVEVVRYSREGRECVLIGHEGHPEVEGTMGQYDASNGGAIYLVEDEDDVAALEVKNPDHLAYVTQTTLSMDDTAKVIDALRTKYPNILGPRKDDICYATTNRQDAVRQLALECDLVLVVGSHNSSNSNRLRELAERCGTEAYLVDGPECIRREWLEGKESIGITAGASAPEVLVEQVVQRLRGWGALTAEEAAGTPETISFSLPRELR